Proteins encoded in a region of the Lepeophtheirus salmonis chromosome 6, UVic_Lsal_1.4, whole genome shotgun sequence genome:
- the LOC121120289 gene encoding uncharacterized protein, with amino-acid sequence MSARLIDQLTQGFGVRPSLRVKRALFGPVDHEENVRFVQRELARNREEASQRWNYDFSRDVPLPGRYEWEVPSLNTLVEPLVSHTCDKDQRRARKTSQQMHITDYLQHRKQRSKSKVKVQERKRTPSTPKTRSTDEKESPTNTTKESSKPKETVA; translated from the exons ATGAGTGCTCGTTTAATCGATCAACTAACTCAAGGATTCGGGGTCCGGCCTTCACTGCGTGTGAAACGCGCCCTCTTTGGCCCCGTGGATCACGAAGAAAACGTTCGCTTCGTACAAAGAGAACTTGCTCGGAATCGCGAAGAAGCGAGTCAGAGATGGAACTACGACTTTAGTCGAGATGTTCCTCTACCAGGGCGTTACGAGTGGGAAGTTCCTTCCCTGAACACGCTCGTGGAACCTTTAGTCAGTCATACCTGTGATAAAGACCAAAGACGTGCTCGAAAAACTTCCCAGCAAATGCATATCACGG ATTATCTTCAACATCGGAAGCAACGCTCCAAATCCAAAGTCAAGGTTCAGGAGCGGAAAAGAACGCCTTCCACCCCCAAGACACGTTCCACGGATGAGAAAGAATCCCCAACAAACACAACCAAGGAATCTAGCAAACCTAAAGAAACAGTCGCATAA